From Humisphaera borealis, the proteins below share one genomic window:
- a CDS encoding phospholipase C/P1 nuclease family protein encodes MRLNILTAVGIALLCQVPAFAWSNKEHMQFARIAAERLIADAKTPPAMKEWLRKGLGKPMDIAAEKQWFMNERIGLFVRTTDPLPYWATMPDMMVMGDNPSKKVEPWGAHERLMHFVDVEFFMADSARRIYKHDLSNKPTVADFPDNPKDYRWERAGFLPFRVRECYQKLVESIKAGKMTDAPGQYPRDEHAIKWAGYLAHYAADNTQPQHATEDYKSSRYFTDGRKSPNVHAEMEYRMCDDDQDDYADLRAEFWPLFEKALAEGKDPVETKDLFRATIEVSLISYDALPMIGRAAMAAAKQGGTPEKPEGPAGEFDTRVFFRSKGTFQGREMTVMEMKAIQTAWAVKRIERLWLAAWDEAHARKPD; translated from the coding sequence ATGCGACTCAACATTCTTACGGCCGTGGGGATTGCACTCCTTTGTCAGGTTCCCGCGTTCGCCTGGAGCAACAAGGAGCACATGCAGTTCGCACGCATCGCCGCCGAACGGCTGATCGCGGATGCCAAAACACCGCCGGCGATGAAGGAGTGGCTGCGCAAGGGGCTCGGCAAGCCGATGGACATCGCCGCCGAAAAGCAGTGGTTCATGAACGAACGAATCGGCCTGTTCGTCCGCACGACCGATCCGCTGCCCTATTGGGCGACGATGCCCGACATGATGGTGATGGGAGACAACCCGTCGAAGAAGGTCGAGCCTTGGGGCGCGCACGAACGGCTCATGCATTTCGTGGACGTCGAGTTCTTCATGGCCGACTCCGCCCGGCGAATCTACAAGCACGACCTGTCGAACAAACCGACAGTTGCCGATTTCCCCGACAACCCCAAGGACTATCGATGGGAGCGGGCCGGCTTCCTCCCGTTTCGCGTTCGGGAGTGTTACCAGAAGCTCGTCGAGTCGATCAAAGCCGGCAAGATGACCGATGCGCCCGGCCAGTACCCCCGGGACGAACATGCGATCAAGTGGGCGGGCTACCTGGCGCATTATGCCGCCGACAACACGCAGCCGCAGCACGCGACCGAGGACTACAAGAGTTCGCGGTACTTCACCGACGGCCGCAAGTCGCCGAATGTTCATGCGGAGATGGAGTATCGCATGTGCGACGACGATCAGGATGACTACGCCGATCTGCGGGCCGAGTTCTGGCCGCTGTTCGAGAAGGCGCTTGCCGAAGGCAAAGACCCGGTCGAAACGAAGGACCTGTTCCGCGCGACGATTGAGGTTTCGCTGATCAGCTACGATGCCCTGCCGATGATCGGCCGTGCTGCTATGGCCGCCGCCAAGCAAGGCGGAACACCCGAGAAGCCTGAAGGCCCCGCCGGCGAGTTCGACACCCGCGTCTTCTTCCGAAGCAAAGGTACGTTTCAGGGACGTGAAATGACGGTGATGGAGATGAAGGCGATCCAGACCGCTTGGGCGGTGAAGCGGATCGAAAGGCTATGGCTGGCAGCCTGGGACGAGGCCCATGCTCGTAAGCCCGATTAG
- a CDS encoding UDP-N-acetylglucosamine 4,6-dehydratase family protein encodes MLVTGAGGSIGSEICRQAMRFCPQKMLLVERCENALFEIDRELRETWIGAEIIPFLADVCEKSRIEQIFRDERPQVVFHCAAHKHVPMMEANPCEAIKNNVFGTKTVADAAGEFAAQSFVLVSTDKAVNPTSVMGATKRVAELYVQSKSRHEGTNRQEGTSRHEGARARRHEGESDDTASFVQSCLRGPLPSSPTRFAAVRFGNVLGSSGSVVPIFQRQIAAGGPVTVTHPEMQRFFMTIPEASQLVMQAGAIGKGGEVFVLEMGSQVKILDLARELIRRHGLEPDRDIQIRFSGIRPGEKLYEELARDDERTARTSHEKIRVWHLPPADPAEVERGLEVLAGSVDSPDKAVAALAACVPEYQPVGRTVSRPAAEQTPVLRLVASTNDANEQAAVEAA; translated from the coding sequence GTGCTGGTCACCGGGGCCGGTGGGTCTATCGGGTCTGAGATCTGCCGGCAGGCGATGCGGTTCTGCCCGCAGAAGATGTTGCTCGTCGAGCGGTGCGAGAACGCGCTGTTCGAGATCGACCGCGAGCTGCGCGAAACCTGGATCGGGGCGGAGATTATCCCCTTCCTTGCCGATGTGTGCGAGAAGTCGCGGATCGAGCAGATCTTTCGCGACGAACGGCCCCAAGTGGTCTTTCACTGCGCGGCGCACAAGCACGTGCCGATGATGGAAGCCAACCCGTGCGAGGCGATCAAGAACAACGTCTTTGGCACAAAAACCGTCGCCGATGCCGCCGGCGAGTTTGCCGCGCAATCGTTCGTGCTGGTCAGCACCGACAAAGCGGTCAACCCTACGAGTGTGATGGGGGCGACGAAGCGGGTGGCTGAGTTGTATGTGCAATCGAAAAGCAGGCACGAGGGGACAAACAGGCAGGAAGGTACAAGCAGGCACGAAGGCGCGAGGGCACGTAGGCACGAGGGTGAGAGCGACGACACGGCATCCTTTGTGCAGTCCTGCCTTCGTGGCCCCCTGCCTTCTTCTCCCACCCGATTCGCCGCTGTTCGCTTCGGCAATGTCCTGGGGTCTTCCGGCAGTGTCGTGCCGATCTTCCAGCGGCAGATCGCGGCGGGCGGGCCGGTGACGGTCACCCATCCGGAGATGCAACGGTTCTTCATGACGATCCCCGAGGCAAGCCAACTGGTCATGCAGGCCGGGGCGATCGGCAAAGGCGGGGAAGTGTTCGTGCTGGAGATGGGGTCGCAGGTCAAGATCCTGGATCTTGCACGCGAGCTGATCCGCCGACACGGGCTCGAGCCCGATCGCGACATTCAAATCCGATTCAGCGGGATTCGCCCCGGCGAGAAGCTGTACGAAGAACTCGCCCGTGATGACGAGCGCACGGCTCGGACGAGCCACGAGAAGATTCGCGTCTGGCATTTGCCGCCGGCCGATCCGGCCGAGGTGGAGCGCGGGCTGGAGGTCTTGGCGGGGTCGGTCGATTCGCCGGACAAGGCGGTGGCGGCGCTGGCGGCGTGCGTGCCGGAGTACCAGCCGGTCGGCCGAACGGTTTCACGCCCCGCCGCCGAACAGACCCCCGTCCTTCGGTTGGTCGCCTCGACCAACGACGCGAACGAACAGGCCGCAGTAGAAGCGGCGTGA
- a CDS encoding PAS domain S-box protein — translation MITASKELRQKQLRLFDAISSTTPDFIYVFDLEGRFVYANRRLLEVWGTCYDDALGKSFIELGYPQWHADMHLREIRQVIDTRQQIKGEVPFTGGSGISGVYEYIFSPVLGPDGEVELIAGTTRDVTDRRRLEIDQQRLLHELGNERSRLEAVIDKAPAFICVLRGPQHVYEVANEQYYRLVGRRGIIGKPLHEALPELAGQGIWELLDGVFGKGESFSAQEMPVRFGRGNDGQLEERFVNFVCQPLREVHGEISGIFVHGVDVTDAVRARQALEQSESQFRLIADAIPQIAWAARPDGIVDYYNRRWFEYIGMPETAGEEIRWDSHLHPDELRRVSETWAHSIQTGEPYFTEFRVRNSEGRYRWFLVRALPAKDASGRIIRWLGTCTDVDDQKSSEAALRASQERYRSLFNSIDQGFCVVEMIFDADRKPVDYRFLEINPAFESQTGLVNAIGRTALDMIPELEDRWLKVYGGVVVSGEPVRFEESSEAMGRWFDVYAFRVGDRAGGKVAILFKDITSSKQIESALRDSERRFREMADTAPAILWVTEPDGSCSFLSRGWYEMTGQTPEEALGLGWVNAAHPDDRSAAAKAFVDANTARCPYAVDFRVRQADGAYRWVIDAGRPRFSHTGEFQGFVGSVIDITDRRRIEQERQLLLESEQAARAEAERASRMKDEFLATLSHELRTPLNAILGWAQILNSGPGNPADVREGVEIIERNARAQTQIIEDLLDMSRIISGKIHLNVQRFDLIEILRVAVETVRPAASAKGVRLHHVLDGAPALVLGDPNRLQQVFWNLLTNAVKFTPRGGHVQVLVNWTDAQVEVNVIDTGEGIDGKFLPHVFDRFRQADATTTRRHGGLGLGLAIVKQLVELHGGTVSVRSSGRGFGSSFTVSLPRTDIHPELSSADADDPSVPAPVTASADAVASLGGVKVLVVDDESDARALVRRLLEDCDAVVSTAASAQEAWERLQIDRPDVLVSDIGMPGEDGYSLIRRVRDLPAERGGRTPAVALTAYARAEDRMKAVVAGFEMHVVKPVEPAELITMVATLAKRAET, via the coding sequence ATGATCACTGCCAGTAAGGAATTACGTCAGAAGCAGTTACGACTGTTTGATGCGATTTCCTCGACGACCCCCGACTTCATCTACGTGTTCGATCTTGAGGGCCGCTTCGTCTACGCCAACCGCCGGCTGCTGGAAGTTTGGGGAACCTGCTATGACGATGCGCTGGGAAAATCGTTTATCGAACTGGGATATCCGCAGTGGCATGCCGACATGCACCTGCGCGAGATCAGGCAGGTCATCGACACCAGGCAACAGATCAAGGGAGAGGTTCCGTTTACGGGCGGAAGCGGAATTTCCGGTGTTTACGAGTACATCTTTTCGCCCGTCCTCGGACCGGACGGCGAAGTCGAGCTGATCGCCGGCACCACGCGCGACGTGACGGACCGTCGCCGGCTCGAAATAGACCAGCAACGCCTGTTGCACGAGCTCGGCAACGAGAGATCGCGGCTGGAAGCCGTTATCGATAAGGCGCCAGCGTTCATCTGTGTTCTACGAGGACCGCAGCACGTCTACGAGGTTGCTAACGAGCAGTACTACCGCTTGGTGGGTCGCCGCGGCATCATTGGCAAACCGTTGCACGAAGCGCTTCCTGAACTGGCTGGTCAGGGCATTTGGGAGTTACTCGACGGCGTTTTCGGCAAAGGTGAATCGTTCAGCGCTCAGGAGATGCCCGTACGGTTCGGTCGCGGCAACGACGGGCAGCTCGAAGAGCGGTTCGTAAACTTCGTCTGCCAGCCGCTGCGCGAAGTCCACGGTGAGATTTCGGGGATCTTCGTCCACGGCGTTGACGTCACTGACGCGGTTCGGGCGCGACAGGCTCTCGAGCAGAGCGAGTCGCAGTTTCGCCTGATCGCCGACGCAATTCCGCAAATCGCCTGGGCGGCCAGGCCTGATGGCATCGTGGATTACTACAACCGACGCTGGTTCGAGTACATCGGCATGCCTGAAACAGCCGGCGAAGAAATTCGCTGGGACAGTCACCTTCACCCGGACGAACTTCGTCGCGTATCGGAAACCTGGGCACACTCGATCCAAACCGGAGAGCCGTATTTCACCGAGTTTCGCGTGCGCAATTCCGAGGGACGGTACCGATGGTTCCTCGTTCGAGCATTGCCCGCGAAAGACGCCAGCGGTCGGATCATCAGGTGGCTGGGCACGTGTACGGACGTCGACGATCAGAAGTCCTCGGAAGCGGCGCTGCGGGCAAGCCAGGAGCGGTATCGCTCCCTCTTCAATTCGATCGACCAGGGCTTCTGTGTGGTCGAAATGATCTTCGATGCCGATCGGAAACCGGTCGACTACCGATTCCTCGAGATTAACCCGGCATTCGAATCGCAGACCGGGCTGGTTAACGCCATCGGGCGGACAGCATTGGACATGATTCCCGAGCTTGAGGACCGCTGGCTGAAGGTCTATGGCGGGGTTGTCGTTTCCGGGGAGCCCGTGCGATTCGAGGAATCGTCTGAGGCGATGGGCCGCTGGTTTGATGTGTATGCGTTCAGAGTTGGTGATCGTGCCGGCGGTAAGGTCGCGATCCTGTTCAAGGACATCACCAGCAGTAAGCAGATCGAGTCGGCGTTGCGGGACAGCGAGCGCCGATTCCGAGAGATGGCCGACACCGCGCCAGCCATTCTCTGGGTAACGGAGCCTGATGGCTCCTGCTCGTTTCTCTCGCGCGGCTGGTACGAGATGACCGGCCAGACGCCGGAAGAGGCGCTGGGTCTGGGATGGGTCAATGCAGCCCATCCTGACGACCGCTCTGCGGCAGCCAAAGCGTTTGTCGATGCCAACACGGCGCGGTGTCCCTATGCGGTCGACTTCCGCGTGAGACAAGCCGACGGCGCCTACCGCTGGGTGATCGATGCCGGCCGTCCTAGGTTCAGTCATACCGGCGAGTTCCAGGGATTTGTCGGATCGGTCATCGATATCACCGACCGCCGGCGTATCGAGCAGGAGCGCCAGTTGCTTCTGGAAAGCGAGCAGGCCGCGCGGGCCGAGGCCGAGCGGGCCAGCCGCATGAAGGACGAGTTCCTCGCGACACTCAGCCATGAACTTCGCACGCCGCTCAACGCCATTCTCGGCTGGGCCCAGATTCTCAATTCAGGGCCTGGCAACCCGGCGGACGTCAGGGAAGGCGTTGAGATCATTGAGCGCAACGCGCGTGCGCAGACACAGATCATCGAAGATTTGCTCGACATGAGCCGCATCATCAGCGGCAAGATCCACCTGAACGTTCAGCGTTTCGATCTGATCGAAATCCTTCGAGTCGCTGTGGAGACGGTCCGTCCTGCAGCCAGTGCCAAGGGTGTGCGCTTGCACCATGTGCTGGACGGCGCGCCGGCGCTGGTTCTGGGCGACCCGAACCGGCTTCAGCAGGTCTTCTGGAACCTGCTCACCAATGCGGTCAAGTTCACCCCGCGAGGCGGCCACGTACAGGTGCTCGTCAATTGGACTGACGCGCAAGTAGAAGTCAATGTCATCGATACCGGCGAAGGTATCGACGGTAAGTTCCTGCCTCACGTGTTCGATCGCTTCCGCCAGGCGGATGCCACCACCACGCGCCGTCACGGTGGGCTCGGGCTCGGGCTGGCGATCGTGAAACAGCTGGTCGAATTGCACGGCGGCACCGTTAGCGTGCGGAGCAGCGGTCGCGGATTTGGTTCGTCATTCACGGTCTCGTTGCCGCGTACCGACATTCACCCAGAGCTATCGTCTGCCGATGCAGATGACCCTTCCGTACCAGCTCCGGTGACGGCATCCGCCGACGCGGTCGCCTCTCTGGGAGGTGTCAAGGTACTTGTGGTTGACGACGAGTCCGATGCCCGTGCCCTGGTGAGACGACTGCTGGAAGACTGCGACGCAGTGGTATCGACTGCCGCCTCGGCACAGGAAGCGTGGGAGCGCCTGCAGATCGACCGCCCGGACGTGTTGGTGAGCGACATAGGCATGCCCGGAGAGGACGGCTACTCGCTGATCCGGCGTGTTCGCGACCTGCCCGCCGAACGGGGTGGGCGCACGCCCGCCGTCGCGCTGACCGCTTATGCCCGGGCGGAGGACCGCATGAAAGCAGTCGTCGCCGGCTTCGAAATGCACGTCGTGAAGCCGGTTGAACCGGCCGAACTGATCACGATGGTCGCCACCCTGGCGAAGCGAGCGGAGACTTGA
- a CDS encoding helix-turn-helix domain-containing protein, whose amino-acid sequence MAGQAELQREQVATAVGRSRQFFEEWIGRFRRGGVDLLRPRKQPRPTPKLLSGQQEELSRSDIERRPGSLREAGGLQRADPAGVDQRVVR is encoded by the coding sequence TTGGCGGGTCAGGCTGAACTTCAACGCGAGCAGGTCGCTACCGCCGTCGGCCGCTCCCGGCAGTTCTTCGAAGAGTGGATCGGACGCTTCCGCCGTGGTGGGGTGGATCTGCTGCGGCCGCGTAAGCAGCCTCGGCCGACGCCCAAACTCTTGTCGGGGCAGCAGGAAGAGCTTTCTCGAAGCGATATTGAGCGCCGGCCTGGGAGCCTACGAGAGGCTGGCGGCTTACAACGGGCAGATCCTGCGGGAGTAGATCAACGAGTGGTTCGGTAA
- a CDS encoding winged helix-turn-helix domain-containing protein has protein sequence MYALLHWLGYKDLMPRTSHPGSDPAAQERFKEVPARVALGSV, from the coding sequence TTGTACGCGCTGCTGCACTGGCTAGGCTACAAAGACTTGATGCCCCGCACCTCCCACCCCGGCTCCGATCCCGCGGCTCAGGAACGGTTCAAAGAAGTTCCTGCCAGAGTGGCTCTAGGCTCTGTCTAA
- a CDS encoding IS5 family transposase: MMARYEITDDQWALLKDLFPRQARGGKWLNHRTVLNGMLWILRSGAPWRDLPERYGKFGTVNQRFNRWRRDGTFDKILKALQIRLDKAGKIDWDLWLVDGTNIRAGRAAAGARKKKHPLDTLEPDDHHLGRSRGGWGSKLHLVTDGKGLILGATLTAGQTHESTQLHNLIHSVRRPRRIGWPDQLAGDKGYSYESTREFLKDCGIEPVIPRKSNQKRPIGERFDKKTYRKRSRIEQAVGWLKECRRLATRYEKLGLSFLGFVKLGIMLKYLRILGPLDRA, encoded by the coding sequence CTGATGGCTCGCTACGAAATCACGGACGATCAATGGGCCCTTCTCAAGGACCTGTTTCCCAGGCAGGCTCGCGGCGGCAAGTGGCTCAATCATCGCACCGTCCTCAACGGCATGCTCTGGATTCTCCGCTCGGGCGCTCCTTGGCGTGACCTGCCCGAACGCTACGGCAAGTTCGGAACGGTCAACCAACGCTTCAACCGCTGGCGTCGCGACGGCACCTTCGACAAGATCCTCAAGGCCCTTCAGATCCGACTGGACAAGGCCGGCAAGATCGACTGGGACCTGTGGCTGGTCGACGGCACGAACATCCGCGCCGGCCGGGCCGCGGCCGGTGCTCGCAAAAAAAAGCACCCGCTCGACACCCTCGAACCCGACGACCACCATTTGGGCCGCAGCCGCGGCGGATGGGGATCGAAACTCCACCTGGTTACTGACGGCAAGGGCCTTATCCTCGGAGCCACCCTCACGGCCGGTCAGACGCACGAATCGACGCAACTCCACAACCTGATCCACAGTGTCCGCAGACCTCGTCGGATCGGCTGGCCCGATCAACTGGCAGGCGACAAGGGATACAGCTACGAATCAACTCGCGAGTTCCTCAAAGACTGCGGCATCGAGCCGGTCATCCCGCGAAAGAGCAACCAGAAACGCCCCATAGGCGAACGTTTCGACAAGAAAACCTACCGGAAACGATCCCGCATCGAGCAGGCCGTGGGCTGGTTGAAAGAGTGCCGGAGACTGGCCACACGGTACGAAAAGCTCGGACTAAGCTTCCTTGGCTTCGTAAAACTCGGAATCATGCTGAAATACTTGAGGATTCTGGGTCCATTAGACAGAGCCTAG
- a CDS encoding winged helix-turn-helix domain-containing protein, with the protein MHVSERDPGDIAELTRRASVETKALQRDRYRAVLLALDGKEAVEIATAVGRSRRSVQDWVYWYRDGGVDNLLPGKSTGRPTKLPRGREAEFMARLDAGPRPEDGVCTLRGKDVVAILEREFGIKYSLDGAYDLLERLGYSCLTPRPRHENSDPQEMERFRQEAPFLSRP; encoded by the coding sequence ATGCATGTGAGCGAACGAGATCCGGGCGACATCGCCGAACTGACGCGGCGGGCCAGTGTCGAAACCAAAGCCCTGCAGCGGGATCGCTACCGCGCCGTGCTGCTTGCCCTTGATGGCAAAGAAGCGGTCGAGATTGCCACCGCCGTCGGTCGCTCGCGACGCAGCGTTCAGGACTGGGTCTACTGGTACCGCGACGGCGGCGTCGACAACCTCCTGCCCGGCAAGAGCACCGGCCGTCCGACCAAGTTGCCTCGCGGTCGGGAAGCCGAGTTCATGGCCCGTCTCGACGCCGGTCCGCGGCCGGAAGATGGCGTCTGCACCCTCCGCGGCAAGGACGTGGTGGCGATCCTGGAACGCGAGTTCGGTATCAAGTACAGCCTCGACGGCGCGTACGACCTGTTGGAACGGCTGGGCTATTCCTGCCTGACGCCGCGGCCTCGGCATGAGAACTCCGACCCGCAGGAGATGGAACGGTTCAGGCAGGAAGCCCCCTTTTTGTCCAGACCGTAG
- a CDS encoding autotransporter-associated beta strand repeat-containing protein codes for MTFNPTSQLTWEGMGVVSLRGRVTLNLTSAYAADSGSFEFASGSFSSSFLITGGSGEPLSRAISFSAADISGGTQTIGVDHPGAGSTTFAGTIATDGSNNTVALFAAAEDTAAFTGVMSGARPMQKTGPGNVDLLPSSSTISGKWTILEGLISTTGESKFGANPASFTVDQITLNGGGIWANTSPIEFNSNRGLTLGANGGSFDTSGGTITLTNVVAGTAGGSLTKIGSGTLVLAGAHTYDGPTNVQRGTIQLAGDSNRLPAGTVVNLGTAAAVHLGTLDLNGLNQQIAGLNSVVGVNATASNNTVISAAAATLTIAGSGTYSFGAGTNANSGVITGAIALVKQGSGTQILGDANTYTGGTTITGGVLRADNGITGSATGSGAVAVNSGGTLSGTGRVVNTAGPVAINTGGKLAPGATVGNLTTNAQQWNAGGIYVWEIQDAAGDPINGAGINWDSTAVNGTLTVAPAGAKFTIKLTTLNAGVAGQAVNFNPSQGYVWTIARATTIAGGPVDASRFELDTSAFQNAFDGTFDINSSGGNVRLTYAPVPEPGALLSLAGFGAIGILGRRRRRDHANLEVRPIVINQRAQGTDSHRPT; via the coding sequence GTGACGTTCAACCCCACCAGCCAACTCACATGGGAAGGCATGGGCGTTGTTTCACTTCGAGGTCGAGTCACACTCAACCTGACTAGTGCATACGCCGCAGACAGTGGTTCATTCGAGTTTGCTTCGGGGTCGTTCAGTTCTTCGTTCTTGATCACCGGCGGTAGCGGCGAACCGTTGTCGCGCGCGATCAGCTTTTCTGCTGCAGACATTTCCGGCGGGACACAGACCATCGGCGTAGACCATCCCGGGGCCGGCAGTACGACGTTCGCAGGCACCATCGCCACGGACGGCAGCAACAACACGGTAGCGCTCTTCGCCGCGGCGGAGGATACGGCCGCATTCACTGGCGTGATGTCCGGTGCCCGACCGATGCAGAAGACCGGCCCCGGCAATGTCGATCTACTTCCAAGCAGTTCCACAATCTCCGGCAAGTGGACGATCTTGGAAGGCCTCATCTCGACCACCGGCGAATCAAAGTTCGGTGCCAACCCGGCCTCGTTCACCGTCGACCAGATCACGCTCAATGGCGGCGGCATCTGGGCGAACACAAGCCCTATCGAATTCAACAGCAACCGAGGCCTGACGCTCGGTGCTAATGGCGGTAGCTTCGATACCTCCGGGGGAACGATCACGCTCACTAATGTCGTTGCCGGAACGGCGGGCGGGTCGCTGACGAAAATCGGCTCGGGAACACTCGTCTTGGCGGGTGCCCATACATACGACGGCCCGACGAATGTCCAGCGCGGGACGATTCAACTTGCCGGCGATTCAAACCGCCTGCCTGCCGGTACCGTCGTCAACCTCGGAACCGCCGCTGCCGTCCATCTCGGTACCCTCGACCTCAACGGCCTGAACCAGCAAATTGCCGGGCTCAATTCTGTCGTCGGCGTCAACGCCACCGCAAGCAACAACACCGTCATATCGGCTGCTGCAGCGACCCTCACGATCGCCGGCAGTGGAACGTACTCCTTTGGTGCCGGTACCAATGCCAATTCCGGCGTCATCACCGGCGCGATCGCCTTGGTCAAACAGGGCTCCGGAACTCAAATCCTCGGCGACGCCAACACCTACACCGGCGGTACCACCATTACAGGCGGCGTGCTCCGCGCCGATAACGGCATCACGGGATCAGCGACCGGATCGGGCGCGGTTGCCGTCAATAGCGGTGGCACGCTCAGCGGCACCGGACGTGTTGTGAACACTGCCGGCCCGGTTGCAATCAACACGGGCGGCAAGCTCGCACCAGGCGCGACCGTCGGCAACCTGACGACCAACGCGCAACAATGGAACGCGGGCGGAATTTACGTTTGGGAGATCCAGGACGCAGCCGGCGATCCGATCAACGGCGCCGGCATCAACTGGGACAGTACGGCAGTCAACGGGACGCTGACGGTGGCCCCAGCTGGCGCGAAGTTCACGATCAAACTGACGACCCTCAATGCCGGCGTCGCGGGACAAGCCGTTAACTTCAACCCAAGCCAAGGCTACGTCTGGACGATAGCCCGGGCAACCACTATCGCCGGCGGCCCCGTCGACGCATCGCGGTTTGAACTTGATACCTCTGCCTTCCAGAACGCGTTCGACGGAACCTTCGACATCAACTCGTCCGGCGGGAACGTGCGACTGACCTACGCGCCGGTACCCGAACCGGGCGCCTTACTTTCACTCGCCGGCTTCGGCGCGATCGGGATTCTGGGTCGCCGCCGACGTCGCGATCACGCGAACCTTGAAGTCAGACCGATCGTGATTAACCAGCGCGCTCAAGGTACGGACAGCCACAGACCGACTTGA